Proteins from one Pseudomonas sp. KBS0710 genomic window:
- a CDS encoding acyltransferase family protein, with product MTALAYRRDIDGLRAIAVLAVVLFHFGVPGITGGFVGVDVFFVISGFLITSIIWREREAGRFSFVDFWARRARRILPALLVMMFTSLVAGWFLMAPKDYSELGRSIHNQVIFISNLFFMRQDGYFDTASDMKPMLHTWSLSVEEQFYIAFPLLLALLSSRLKQWRGALFVLLLVSFAASVWAVAHEPDKAFFLLPMRAWELLAGSMLAVMPMRAQRVSPALAQAISLFSLGLILVAVLGYDASTAFPGAAALLPVLGVVGLIWANGQHTTWVGRLLGSRVLVGIGLISYSWYLWHWPVLVFGKYASIFGLSSWALAGLFALSLVLGYASWRFVEGPFRERRLLAGRRSILIAGVVGLAGLGLIGKGLVWSDGFASRLSPQALQFAQAHTWSPTLMSCLSDDKKDPNRKLCHFGPQASAARALVWGDSHASALIPALNDGSRKYDFGITQAGYAGCLPFNRKENTPGCRAFNERVTQLLSKEPFSDVVLVARWSLYVYGQRSGDTGASLHDPQTGKYDRAVAEQLFAEGVTALVQQLRASGHRVWLVKEVPLQAFNVPYRLSRLAMLGRPTDREGLPLAEHIERQAYISSVFERIAAADPGVQLMDPAPKLCETNGWCRVERDGQSLYTDDNHLSAVGTRYVEGFLEPFFHAMRNASVESSVSRNDVQ from the coding sequence ATGACCGCTCTTGCTTACCGAAGAGACATTGATGGCCTGCGCGCCATTGCTGTCCTCGCTGTCGTGCTGTTCCATTTTGGTGTTCCTGGTATTACTGGCGGTTTTGTCGGCGTTGATGTGTTCTTCGTGATTTCAGGCTTCCTGATTACCTCGATCATCTGGCGCGAACGTGAAGCCGGGCGTTTCAGCTTTGTCGATTTCTGGGCGCGACGAGCTCGACGTATCCTGCCTGCGTTGCTTGTGATGATGTTCACCTCGTTGGTGGCCGGTTGGTTCCTGATGGCGCCCAAAGATTACTCAGAGCTTGGGCGCTCGATACACAACCAGGTTATTTTCATCTCCAATCTGTTCTTCATGCGCCAGGACGGCTATTTCGACACGGCCTCCGACATGAAGCCGATGTTGCACACCTGGTCGCTGTCGGTTGAAGAGCAGTTCTACATTGCCTTTCCACTCTTGCTGGCGCTGTTGTCGAGCCGGCTGAAGCAATGGCGCGGCGCCTTGTTTGTGTTGCTGCTGGTGTCGTTTGCGGCGAGCGTGTGGGCCGTGGCCCATGAGCCGGACAAAGCCTTCTTCCTGCTGCCCATGCGTGCCTGGGAATTGTTGGCCGGGTCCATGCTGGCGGTGATGCCAATGCGGGCTCAGCGGGTAAGTCCCGCGCTTGCGCAAGCCATCAGTCTGTTCAGCCTGGGCCTGATTCTGGTGGCGGTATTGGGTTACGACGCCAGCACCGCGTTCCCCGGCGCTGCGGCTTTGTTGCCGGTATTGGGTGTGGTGGGCTTGATTTGGGCTAACGGCCAACACACTACCTGGGTAGGGCGCTTGCTGGGCAGTCGCGTGCTGGTCGGCATCGGGCTGATTTCCTATTCGTGGTACCTGTGGCACTGGCCGGTGCTGGTGTTTGGCAAGTACGCGAGTATTTTTGGGCTTTCGTCCTGGGCGCTGGCGGGTCTGTTCGCCTTGAGCCTGGTACTGGGCTACGCGTCCTGGCGGTTCGTCGAGGGACCGTTTCGCGAGCGGCGCCTGCTGGCGGGTCGTCGGTCGATCCTGATTGCAGGCGTTGTCGGCCTCGCTGGCCTGGGCCTGATCGGCAAAGGCCTGGTGTGGTCGGATGGGTTTGCATCACGGCTGTCGCCCCAGGCGTTGCAGTTCGCCCAGGCGCATACCTGGAGCCCTACGCTCATGAGCTGCCTGTCGGATGACAAGAAAGACCCGAACCGCAAACTCTGCCATTTTGGCCCGCAGGCGAGTGCTGCCCGCGCATTGGTCTGGGGCGACAGCCATGCCTCGGCACTCATTCCAGCGTTGAATGACGGCTCACGCAAGTACGACTTCGGCATCACCCAGGCCGGTTACGCCGGTTGCCTGCCGTTCAACCGCAAAGAAAACACCCCAGGCTGCCGGGCGTTCAACGAACGTGTCACCCAGTTGTTGAGCAAGGAGCCGTTCAGTGATGTGGTGCTGGTAGCCCGCTGGAGCCTGTACGTTTATGGCCAACGCTCCGGCGACACCGGCGCTTCCCTTCATGACCCGCAAACGGGCAAGTACGACCGCGCCGTCGCTGAACAACTGTTTGCCGAGGGTGTGACTGCGCTGGTGCAGCAACTGCGCGCCAGCGGGCACCGGGTGTGGCTGGTCAAGGAGGTGCCGCTGCAGGCATTCAACGTGCCTTACCGGCTCAGCCGCCTGGCGATGCTGGGGCGCCCGACCGACCGCGAAGGCTTGCCCCTGGCCGAACACATCGAGCGCCAGGCCTATATCAGCAGCGTTTTTGAGCGCATCGCCGCGGCGGACCCCGGTGTGCAGCTCATGGATCCCGCACCCAAGCTGTGCGAGACCAACGGTTGGTGCCGGGTCGAACGCGACGGCCAGTCGCTGTATACCGATGACAACCATCTCTCGGCCGTAGGCACGCGCTATGTGGAAGGGTTCCTCGAGCCCTTCTTCCACGCCATGCGTAATGCGTCCGTTGAGTCGAGTGTGAGTCGCAATGACGTGCAATAA
- the ubiD gene encoding 4-hydroxy-3-polyprenylbenzoate decarboxylase: MKFKDLRDFVQQLEQRGELKRIQVPISPVLEMTEICDRTLRNKGPALLFENPTGFDIPVLGNLFGTPDRVAFGMGAESVSELREIGKLLAFLKEPEPPKGLKDAWSKLPIFRKIIAMAPKVVKDAVCQEVVIEGDDVDLGMLPVQTCWPGDVGPLITWGLTVTKGPNKDRQNLGIYRQQVIGRNKVIMRWLSHRGGALDFREWCEKHPGKPFPVSVALGADPATILGAVTPVPDSLSEYAFAGLLRGNRTELVKCRGNDLQVPATAEIILEGVIHPGEMADEGPYGDHTGYYNEVDSFPVFTVERITHRIKPIYHSTYTGRPPDEPAILGVALNEVFVPILQKQFPEITDFYLPPEGCSYRMAIVTMKKSYPGHAKRVMLGVWSFLRQFMYTKFVIVTDDDINARDWNDVIWAITTRMDPKRDTVMIDNTPIDYLDFASPVSGLGSKMGLDATHKWPGETTREWGRVIVKDEAVTARVDAIWKELGID, from the coding sequence ATGAAATTCAAGGATCTTCGGGATTTCGTGCAGCAACTTGAGCAGCGCGGAGAGTTGAAACGTATCCAGGTGCCGATTTCCCCGGTGCTGGAAATGACTGAGATTTGCGACCGCACCTTGCGCAACAAGGGCCCGGCGCTGCTGTTCGAAAACCCGACCGGTTTTGATATCCCGGTGCTCGGCAACCTGTTCGGCACGCCCGACCGCGTTGCGTTCGGTATGGGCGCCGAGTCGGTCAGCGAGCTGCGCGAGATCGGCAAGCTGCTGGCGTTCCTCAAGGAGCCCGAGCCGCCCAAGGGCTTGAAGGACGCCTGGTCGAAGTTGCCGATCTTTCGCAAGATCATTGCCATGGCGCCCAAAGTGGTCAAGGACGCGGTGTGCCAGGAAGTGGTCATCGAAGGCGATGACGTCGACCTGGGCATGTTGCCGGTGCAGACCTGCTGGCCGGGCGACGTCGGCCCTCTGATCACCTGGGGCCTGACCGTCACCAAAGGCCCGAACAAGGATCGCCAGAACCTGGGGATCTACCGTCAGCAAGTGATCGGCCGCAACAAGGTGATCATGCGCTGGCTGAGCCACCGTGGCGGCGCGCTGGACTTCCGTGAGTGGTGCGAAAAGCACCCTGGCAAGCCGTTCCCGGTGTCCGTGGCCCTGGGCGCCGACCCGGCGACCATCCTCGGCGCCGTGACACCGGTGCCCGACAGCCTGTCCGAATATGCCTTCGCCGGCCTGCTGCGCGGCAACCGCACCGAGCTGGTGAAGTGCCGTGGCAACGACCTGCAAGTGCCGGCCACCGCTGAAATCATCCTCGAAGGCGTGATTCATCCGGGCGAAATGGCCGATGAAGGCCCTTACGGCGATCACACCGGCTACTACAACGAAGTCGACAGCTTCCCGGTGTTCACCGTCGAGCGCATCACCCACCGGATCAAACCGATTTACCACAGCACCTACACCGGCCGGCCGCCGGATGAGCCGGCCATTCTCGGTGTGGCGCTCAACGAAGTGTTCGTGCCGATCCTGCAAAAGCAGTTCCCGGAAATCACCGACTTCTACCTGCCGCCCGAGGGCTGCTCGTACCGCATGGCCATCGTGACCATGAAGAAGTCGTACCCAGGCCACGCCAAGCGGGTAATGCTCGGTGTGTGGTCGTTTTTGCGACAGTTCATGTACACCAAGTTCGTTATCGTCACCGACGACGACATCAATGCCCGGGACTGGAACGACGTGATCTGGGCCATCACCACGCGCATGGACCCCAAGCGCGATACGGTGATGATCGACAACACGCCTATCGACTACCTGGACTTTGCTTCGCCGGTATCCGGCCTGGGCTCGAAGATGGGCCTGGATGCCACCCACAAATGGCCGGGTGAGACCACCCGCGAGTGGGGCCGGGTGATCGTCAAGGATGAAGCCGTCACCGCACGTGTTGATGCGATCTGGAAAGAATTGGGAATAGATTGA
- a CDS encoding CDP-6-deoxy-delta-3,4-glucoseen reductase, with protein sequence MRVTLQPSGAVLELVPGERILEGARRLGYECPQACRNGVCHVCAALLVEGRVQQAGEVRDHGEFYTCIAEPLEDCIVLWDGVLAPGELPLRKLSCQLSECVEVGGDVWRVRLRAPAGKAVRYHAGQYLMIERDNGDKSAFSLASAPHAGRELELHVLVREDSARTLIEQLQRNQMARVELPFGDTHLAELPDGPLVLIAAGTGMAQMHSLIEHCRASGFKHPVHLYWGVRRPEDFYEIEHWDQWQQLPNLFLHKVVSDLCGWEGRCGLLHEAVCEDISDLKAVHVYASGSPAMIYGTLDALVDAGMDAHQMRADVFAYAPRP encoded by the coding sequence ATGCGTGTAACCCTGCAACCTTCCGGCGCCGTACTGGAGCTGGTCCCTGGCGAGCGAATCCTCGAAGGCGCGCGCCGCCTGGGCTACGAGTGCCCACAGGCGTGTCGCAATGGCGTGTGCCATGTGTGTGCCGCGCTGCTGGTGGAAGGCCGGGTGCAGCAAGCCGGTGAGGTGCGTGACCATGGTGAGTTCTACACTTGCATCGCCGAACCGCTGGAAGATTGCATTGTGTTGTGGGATGGCGTGCTGGCGCCGGGAGAGTTGCCGTTGCGCAAGTTGTCGTGCCAATTAAGTGAATGCGTGGAGGTCGGTGGCGATGTATGGCGCGTGCGCCTGCGCGCGCCCGCCGGCAAGGCGGTGCGTTACCACGCCGGGCAATACCTGATGATCGAGCGCGATAACGGCGATAAATCGGCGTTTTCCCTGGCCTCGGCGCCCCATGCCGGGCGCGAACTGGAACTGCATGTGCTGGTGCGTGAGGACAGTGCGCGCACTCTGATCGAGCAGTTGCAACGTAATCAGATGGCGCGTGTTGAACTGCCGTTTGGTGATACGCACTTGGCTGAACTGCCGGACGGGCCGCTGGTGCTGATCGCCGCCGGCACCGGCATGGCGCAGATGCATAGCCTGATCGAGCATTGCCGCGCTTCAGGCTTCAAGCACCCGGTGCATCTGTACTGGGGCGTGCGCCGCCCGGAAGACTTCTACGAAATCGAACACTGGGACCAATGGCAGCAACTGCCAAACCTGTTCCTGCACAAAGTGGTCAGCGACCTGTGCGGTTGGGAAGGGCGCTGCGGGCTGCTGCATGAGGCCGTGTGTGAAGACATCAGCGACCTCAAGGCCGTGCATGTCTACGCCAGTGGTTCGCCGGCGATGATCTATGGCACTTTGGATGCTCTGGTGGACGCCGGGATGGATGCGCACCAGATGCGCGCCGATGTGTTTGCTTATGCGCCACGCCCTTGA
- a CDS encoding sn-glycerol-3-phosphate transporter has protein sequence MKHLFSGVLLMAQAATALASEAAAKDDKGFWYAQTSVYTRHFSPDPKHNNNQDLLNLERNEASGLVYGGATFRNSFSQRSYYVYAGKRYDMGDSPFYMKVTAGALQGYRGKYRDKIPLNRYGVAPAIIPSVGVHVGPVASELVLLGFNAALLTAGVRF, from the coding sequence ATGAAACACCTTTTTTCCGGCGTGCTGCTTATGGCCCAAGCCGCAACTGCCCTGGCCTCCGAGGCCGCCGCCAAAGACGACAAGGGCTTCTGGTACGCCCAGACGAGCGTCTATACCCGGCATTTTTCGCCGGACCCAAAGCACAATAACAATCAGGATTTGCTCAACCTGGAGCGCAATGAAGCGTCTGGGTTGGTGTATGGCGGGGCGACGTTTCGCAATTCGTTCAGCCAGCGCTCGTATTACGTCTACGCCGGCAAGCGCTACGATATGGGCGACTCACCGTTTTATATGAAGGTGACCGCAGGCGCGCTACAGGGCTATCGCGGTAAGTACCGCGACAAAATCCCGCTCAACCGTTATGGCGTAGCACCGGCGATCATTCCATCAGTGGGCGTTCACGTTGGCCCGGTGGCCAGCGAGTTAGTGTTGCTGGGCTTCAACGCGGCGTTGCTGACGGCAGGCGTGCGTTTCTAA
- a CDS encoding TonB-dependent siderophore receptor → MGSYKQHALYTAILSANLLTAVGFNPVLAADTAAADAPKLDTVIVTGTRAQERTASASLSPIDVISGDTLRSTGSDELGAVLARLIPSINFPRPSLVDGAELVRPAQLRGLSPDQVLVLVNGKRRHTSAFVNLGGAVGRGSAPADLNAIPLSAVDHIEVLRDGASARYGSDAIAGVINVILKHDDHGGSISTKFGEYKKGDGIQRNVSGNTGFALGDNGFINVSGEGADNDYTNRAGDDFRPGSVGSTTYGQRVFRQGEPATNEGKFQFNSEYSFNDAAEFYTFGGYSKRRGETAAFYRASNASNNIPALNPNGYLPLIKGNLEDTSLVVGLRGLLAYDWHYDLSANYGKNQYELGTETINTSLGLATPRKFNNGTLSNDQRQVSLDLSREFDVGFLPYPVSVAFGGEYLRQGYQIEAGEPASYYQTGSSGLGGFRDADAGSTSRHNWAQYLDLETNFTEKLSASAAVRHEDYSDFGSNVSGSLSARYDFTPQVALRGSISNGFRAPSLAQQNFAYTSSQLIGNTIQEAGTFPANSQVARLLGAEDLKAEKSRNYSLGLVLEPADDLTVTLDVYRIDIRDRISLSSNLNLNPATIAYLQANGVGNINYTSARYFTNATDTSTDGVDLVANYRYQFDNGIRWNSTVGYNYNHTKVTDVKPNPAILDSLGANLVRVDRRERIGLLGDTTPQHKLSLGNDFTYGNWALHSNLVRYGEFTSYQADKVNDQTFKAAWVLDLSADYKLKNWTFTLGGDNITDKYPEKVNAYASSGGNLAYSTFSPYGYSGAFYYGKVAYNW, encoded by the coding sequence ATGGGGAGCTACAAGCAACACGCGCTGTACACGGCGATTTTGTCGGCCAATTTGCTGACCGCTGTGGGCTTCAATCCAGTGCTGGCGGCAGACACGGCCGCCGCCGATGCACCAAAACTCGACACCGTGATCGTCACGGGTACTCGCGCCCAAGAGCGCACCGCCAGTGCTTCGTTGTCGCCCATCGATGTCATATCCGGTGACACATTACGCAGCACCGGCTCCGACGAGCTGGGCGCAGTATTGGCGCGCCTGATTCCCTCCATCAATTTTCCGCGCCCAAGCCTGGTGGACGGTGCCGAACTGGTACGCCCGGCGCAGTTGCGCGGTTTATCGCCGGATCAAGTGCTGGTGCTGGTCAACGGCAAGCGCCGCCACACCAGTGCCTTCGTCAACCTGGGCGGGGCCGTGGGGCGCGGTTCGGCGCCAGCGGATTTGAATGCGATCCCGCTGTCGGCGGTCGACCATATCGAAGTGCTGCGCGATGGCGCGTCGGCGCGCTATGGCTCGGATGCGATTGCCGGGGTGATTAACGTAATCCTCAAGCACGACGACCATGGCGGTTCGATTTCGACCAAGTTTGGCGAGTACAAGAAGGGCGACGGCATCCAGCGCAACGTCAGCGGCAACACCGGGTTTGCCTTGGGCGATAACGGCTTTATCAACGTCTCGGGCGAAGGCGCCGACAATGACTACACCAACCGCGCCGGCGACGATTTCCGCCCAGGTAGCGTAGGTTCCACCACCTATGGCCAGCGCGTGTTCCGTCAGGGCGAGCCGGCCACCAATGAAGGCAAATTCCAGTTCAACTCCGAGTATTCCTTCAACGACGCGGCCGAGTTCTACACCTTCGGCGGCTACAGCAAGCGTCGTGGCGAAACGGCGGCGTTCTATCGGGCCAGCAACGCGTCCAACAACATCCCGGCGCTGAACCCCAATGGCTATCTGCCGCTGATCAAGGGCAACCTGGAAGACACGTCCCTGGTGGTCGGTCTGCGTGGCTTGCTGGCCTACGATTGGCATTACGACCTGTCGGCCAACTACGGCAAGAACCAGTACGAACTGGGTACCGAAACCATCAACACCTCACTCGGCCTGGCCACGCCGCGCAAATTTAACAACGGCACCTTGAGCAACGACCAGCGCCAGGTCAGCCTGGACCTGTCCCGTGAGTTCGACGTGGGCTTTTTGCCATATCCGGTGTCGGTGGCTTTTGGCGGCGAATACCTGCGCCAGGGTTATCAAATTGAAGCGGGCGAACCGGCGTCCTACTACCAGACCGGCAGCTCGGGCCTGGGTGGCTTCCGCGACGCCGACGCCGGCAGCACCTCGCGGCACAACTGGGCCCAGTACCTGGACCTGGAAACCAACTTCACCGAAAAACTCAGCGCCTCGGCCGCCGTGCGTCATGAGGACTACAGCGACTTCGGCTCCAACGTCAGCGGCTCGCTCTCGGCGCGTTATGACTTCACCCCGCAAGTGGCCTTGCGTGGCAGCATTTCCAATGGTTTCCGCGCGCCGTCCCTGGCCCAGCAGAACTTTGCCTATACCTCGTCACAGCTGATCGGCAACACCATCCAGGAAGCCGGCACCTTCCCGGCCAACAGCCAGGTTGCCCGCCTGTTGGGCGCCGAAGACCTCAAAGCCGAGAAGTCGCGCAACTACAGCCTCGGCCTGGTGCTGGAGCCTGCCGATGACCTGACCGTGACACTCGACGTGTACCGCATCGACATCCGCGACCGCATCAGCCTGTCGTCCAACCTTAATCTCAACCCGGCCACCATTGCCTACCTGCAGGCTAATGGTGTCGGCAATATCAATTACACCAGCGCCCGTTACTTCACCAACGCCACCGACACCAGCACCGACGGCGTCGACCTGGTGGCCAACTATCGCTACCAATTCGATAACGGTATCCGCTGGAACAGCACCGTGGGCTACAACTACAACCACACCAAAGTGACCGACGTGAAGCCCAACCCGGCGATTCTGGACAGCCTGGGCGCCAACCTGGTGCGGGTAGACCGTCGTGAACGCATCGGTTTGCTTGGCGATACCACGCCGCAGCACAAGCTCAGCCTGGGCAATGACTTCACTTACGGCAATTGGGCGCTGCACAGCAACCTGGTGCGCTATGGTGAATTCACCAGTTACCAGGCCGACAAGGTCAACGACCAGACCTTCAAGGCCGCCTGGGTGCTGGACCTGTCGGCAGACTACAAGCTCAAGAACTGGACCTTCACCCTGGGCGGCGACAACATCACCGATAAATACCCGGAGAAGGTCAACGCCTACGCCAGCAGCGGCGGCAACCTCGCCTATAGCACTTTTTCGCCGTACGGTTACAGCGGCGCGTTTTATTACGGTAAAGTTGCTTACAACTGGTAA
- a CDS encoding gamma-glutamylcyclotransferase has protein sequence MTVIETDLLQLAYPPRLDLGPQLTHEQLMSSMQATMARHKGGPVWLFAYGSLIWRPECSSTQRMRARVHGYHRGLYLWSHEHRGTPESPGLVFGLDRGGSCSGFAYRLPEDQLEASLYALWQREMPYPSYRPHWLSCRLEDGSQVQALGFVLERHLPSYAGNLPDIVLNHVLESACGRYGTTRDYVEQTVNALRSHAMPDKNLEARLKRCAKDCGAN, from the coding sequence ATGACCGTTATTGAAACCGATCTGTTGCAATTGGCTTACCCTCCGCGGCTCGATCTGGGGCCGCAACTGACTCACGAGCAATTAATGAGTTCGATGCAGGCCACCATGGCCAGGCATAAGGGCGGGCCGGTCTGGCTATTCGCTTATGGTTCGCTGATCTGGCGTCCCGAATGCTCGTCGACCCAGCGCATGCGCGCACGGGTTCACGGTTATCACCGGGGGTTGTACCTGTGGTCACACGAGCATCGAGGCACGCCGGAGTCGCCGGGATTGGTGTTCGGCCTGGATCGCGGCGGTTCCTGCAGCGGGTTTGCCTACCGTTTACCGGAAGACCAGCTTGAGGCCTCGCTTTATGCCTTGTGGCAGCGCGAGATGCCTTACCCTTCGTACCGGCCGCACTGGCTCAGCTGCCGCCTGGAAGATGGCAGTCAGGTGCAGGCGTTGGGATTTGTGTTGGAACGGCACCTGCCCAGCTATGCCGGCAACCTGCCCGATATCGTGCTTAACCACGTGTTGGAAAGCGCTTGCGGGCGCTACGGCACCACTCGCGATTATGTCGAGCAGACCGTGAACGCCCTGCGTAGCCACGCCATGCCAGATAAGAATCTGGAGGCGCGGCTCAAGCGTTGTGCCAAAGACTGCGGCGCAAATTAA
- the glpT gene encoding glycerol-3-phosphate transporter, with translation MFAFFRPAAHQAPLPEEKIDSTYRRLRWQIFAGIFFGYAGYYLLRKNFSLAMPYLIDEGYTRGELGLAMSAIAIAYGLSKFLMGLVSDRSNPRYFLPFGLLISAGVMFIFGFAPWATSSVTMMFILLFINGWAQGMGWPPSGRTMVHWWSQKERGGVVSVWNVAHNVGGGLIGPLFLLGMAWFNDWHAAFYVPATVALAVAAFAFITMRDTPQSVGLPPIEQYKNDYPEGYNASHEDEFSAKEIFVKYVLRNRMLWYIAFANVFVYLLRYGVLDWAPTYLKEAKHFDVDKTSWAYFFYEWAGIPGTLLCGWMSDKIFRGNRGLTGIVFMALVTVATLVYWLNPPGNPMVDMIALFSIGFLIYGPVMLIGLQALELAPKKAAGTAAGFTGLFGYLGGSVAASAAMGYTVDHFGWDGGFVLLVGACLLAIAFLIPTLWHTNSVSSAR, from the coding sequence ATGTTTGCTTTCTTTCGTCCTGCCGCACACCAGGCGCCCCTGCCTGAAGAAAAAATAGACAGTACCTATCGACGGCTGCGCTGGCAGATCTTCGCCGGTATTTTCTTCGGTTACGCGGGTTACTACCTGCTGCGCAAAAACTTCTCGCTGGCCATGCCGTACCTGATCGACGAGGGTTACACCCGTGGCGAGCTGGGCCTGGCCATGTCGGCCATCGCGATTGCCTATGGCTTGTCCAAGTTCCTGATGGGCCTGGTGTCCGACCGCTCCAACCCGCGCTACTTCCTGCCTTTTGGCCTGCTGATATCGGCCGGCGTAATGTTCATTTTCGGTTTCGCGCCTTGGGCGACGTCCAGCGTGACCATGATGTTCATTTTGCTGTTCATCAACGGCTGGGCCCAGGGCATGGGCTGGCCGCCGAGTGGGCGCACCATGGTGCACTGGTGGTCGCAGAAGGAACGCGGCGGCGTGGTGTCGGTGTGGAACGTGGCGCATAACGTCGGTGGCGGCCTGATCGGCCCGCTGTTCCTGCTGGGCATGGCCTGGTTCAACGACTGGCACGCAGCGTTCTATGTGCCGGCGACCGTGGCATTGGCCGTGGCGGCATTTGCCTTCATCACCATGCGCGACACCCCGCAATCGGTTGGCCTGCCGCCCATCGAGCAGTACAAGAACGATTACCCGGAAGGCTACAACGCCAGCCACGAAGACGAATTCAGCGCCAAGGAAATCTTCGTCAAGTACGTGCTGCGCAACAGAATGCTGTGGTACATCGCCTTCGCCAACGTGTTCGTCTACTTGCTGCGTTATGGCGTGCTGGACTGGGCACCGACTTACCTCAAGGAAGCCAAGCACTTCGACGTGGATAAAACCTCGTGGGCGTACTTCTTCTATGAGTGGGCGGGCATTCCAGGCACGCTGCTGTGCGGCTGGATGTCGGACAAGATTTTCCGTGGCAACCGTGGCCTGACCGGCATCGTGTTCATGGCGTTGGTCACCGTGGCGACCCTGGTTTACTGGCTCAACCCGCCAGGCAACCCAATGGTCGACATGATTGCGCTGTTCTCCATCGGCTTCCTGATCTACGGCCCGGTGATGCTGATCGGCCTGCAGGCGCTGGAACTGGCGCCGAAAAAAGCGGCGGGCACGGCCGCTGGCTTCACAGGCTTGTTTGGTTACCTGGGTGGTTCGGTGGCAGCGAGTGCGGCCATGGGCTACACCGTGGACCATTTCGGCTGGGACGGTGGTTTTGTGTTGTTGGTGGGCGCGTGCCTGCTGGCGATTGCTTTCCTGATCCCAACGCTGTGGCACACCAACAGCGTCAGCTCGGCGCGTTAA
- a CDS encoding NADPH:quinone oxidoreductase family protein — translation MKAVLCKAFGPAETLVLEDIASPAIKKNEILLDVHAAGVNFPDTLIIEGKYQFKPPFPFSPGGEAAGVVSEVGEKVSHLKIGDRVMALTGWGSFAEQVAVPGYNVLPIPPSMDFNTAAAFSMTYGTSMHALKQRANLQPGETLLVLGASGGVGLAAVEIGKAMGARVIAAASNADKLAVAKAAGADELINYSEASLKDEIKRLTDGNGVDVIYDPVGGDLFDQAVRGIAWNGRLLVVGFASGRIPELPVNLALLKGASVVGVFWGSFAQRQPQDNAANFQQLFTWYGEGKLKPLVSQVYPLEQAAQAINDLGQRRAVGKVVVQTR, via the coding sequence ATGAAAGCTGTGCTGTGCAAAGCCTTCGGCCCCGCCGAAACCCTTGTGCTGGAAGATATCGCCAGCCCCGCGATCAAGAAGAACGAAATCCTGCTGGATGTGCACGCGGCCGGGGTGAATTTCCCGGACACCTTGATCATCGAGGGCAAGTACCAGTTCAAGCCGCCCTTCCCATTCTCACCGGGTGGCGAAGCGGCCGGCGTGGTCAGTGAAGTGGGTGAAAAGGTCAGCCACCTCAAAATCGGCGACCGGGTCATGGCCCTGACCGGCTGGGGCAGCTTTGCCGAGCAGGTCGCGGTGCCGGGCTATAACGTGCTGCCGATCCCGCCGAGCATGGATTTCAACACCGCCGCCGCCTTCAGCATGACCTACGGCACCTCCATGCATGCGCTCAAACAACGCGCCAACCTGCAACCCGGCGAAACCCTGCTGGTGCTCGGCGCTTCCGGCGGCGTGGGCCTGGCCGCCGTAGAAATCGGCAAAGCCATGGGCGCCCGGGTAATTGCCGCCGCCAGCAATGCCGACAAACTCGCCGTGGCCAAGGCCGCCGGCGCGGATGAGCTGATCAACTACAGCGAAGCCAGCCTTAAAGACGAGATCAAGCGCCTGACCGACGGCAACGGTGTTGATGTGATCTACGACCCCGTCGGCGGCGACCTGTTTGACCAGGCTGTGCGCGGCATCGCCTGGAACGGCCGCCTGCTGGTGGTGGGTTTTGCCAGCGGGCGCATTCCCGAGTTGCCGGTGAACCTGGCGCTGCTCAAGGGCGCGTCTGTGGTCGGGGTGTTCTGGGGCTCGTTCGCCCAGCGCCAGCCGCAGGACAATGCGGCGAACTTCCAGCAGTTGTTCACCTGGTATGGCGAGGGCAAGCTGAAGCCGTTGGTGTCGCAGGTGTATCCGCTTGAGCAGGCGGCGCAGGCGATCAATGACTTGGGGCAGCGCCGGGCTGTGGGCAAAGTCGTGGTCCAGACCCGCTGA
- a CDS encoding flagellar basal body-associated protein FliL: MKAWILLMLALTLPMAAQAEEAKEGEAPKVSYISLTPPFVGNYGLDGTAKLRVYKADIALRVTGPEAAAAVKANDPLIRNQLVALFTQQTNEAMSTVEGKEKLRQEALKQTQQVMNDETGKPVVEDLLFNNLIIQ; encoded by the coding sequence GTGAAAGCGTGGATCCTGTTGATGCTCGCCCTGACCTTGCCGATGGCAGCCCAGGCCGAAGAAGCGAAAGAAGGCGAGGCGCCGAAGGTCAGCTACATCAGCCTGACCCCACCGTTCGTGGGCAACTACGGCCTGGATGGCACGGCGAAACTGCGGGTCTACAAGGCCGACATCGCCCTGCGTGTAACCGGGCCTGAAGCGGCTGCGGCCGTCAAAGCCAACGACCCGCTGATCCGTAACCAACTGGTGGCGCTGTTTACCCAGCAGACCAACGAAGCCATGAGCACGGTTGAAGGTAAAGAAAAGCTGCGCCAGGAAGCCCTGAAGCAGACCCAGCAAGTCATGAACGACGAGACCGGCAAGCCGGTGGTGGAAGACCTGCTCTTCAACAACCTGATCATCCAGTAA